A genomic segment from Arcobacter acticola encodes:
- a CDS encoding transposase, which translates to MGLDNFIETAMNKVLKNPIIEVLRDINFASILKQSNFKKRDIGVKPYMIILQFLYMFIINKKISTFMKYSNDSYKKDVYYRLLKNGRYNWRKLLLLTSVKLLSKLVYFQNSTDTKVLIIDDTVEIKRGKYIEGSCKNLWSNKEKRVVKRLNIVSINYSDSYTDLMLDFSLNYNKNQIVDFTDTTIHHSSNAYKRRIEGINGKNLQAINMINRALNAGIYADYLLVDSWYAKPNFINEVKQNGLDVIARVSKSNKIWQFIGNSKTLESLYNQAKHHKCSKLGNYNSIKYSYVSAIVTHKTLGKIKIVFIKTKDNLIPIGKEENRIYEALIARITLSFLAYNLTSYINRINNEPQTLGNLFRDLECQLETLAISMEIFLKILEQLIQSAQIVKRNKDLEQIIHMLRVYTKKQLGFMCES; encoded by the coding sequence ATGGGACTTGACAATTTTATCGAAACAGCTATGAATAAAGTATTAAAAAATCCAATTATTGAAGTTTTAAGAGATATAAATTTTGCTTCTATTTTGAAGCAAAGTAATTTTAAAAAGCGTGATATTGGTGTAAAACCATATATGATAATTTTACAATTTTTATATATGTTCATTATCAATAAAAAAATATCAACTTTTATGAAATACAGTAACGATAGTTATAAAAAAGATGTTTATTATAGACTTTTGAAAAATGGTCGTTATAATTGGAGAAAACTATTACTTTTAACATCTGTAAAACTCTTATCTAAACTTGTATATTTTCAAAATTCTACAGATACAAAAGTTCTTATTATCGATGATACAGTTGAAATCAAACGAGGTAAGTATATAGAGGGTAGTTGTAAAAATCTTTGGAGCAATAAAGAAAAAAGAGTTGTTAAGAGGTTGAATATTGTGTCAATCAATTACAGTGATTCATATACTGATTTAATGCTAGATTTTTCACTAAATTATAATAAAAATCAGATTGTAGATTTTACAGATACAACAATTCATCATTCAAGTAATGCTTACAAACGAAGGATTGAAGGGATTAATGGTAAAAACTTACAAGCTATCAATATGATAAATAGAGCTTTGAATGCAGGAATATATGCTGATTATCTTCTTGTAGATAGTTGGTATGCAAAACCAAATTTTATCAATGAAGTCAAACAAAATGGTCTTGATGTGATTGCAAGAGTTTCAAAATCAAACAAAATTTGGCAATTTATAGGGAATTCAAAAACCCTTGAATCACTTTATAATCAAGCTAAACATCATAAATGTTCAAAACTAGGTAACTATAATTCTATCAAATATAGCTATGTTTCTGCTATTGTTACTCATAAAACACTTGGAAAAATCAAAATAGTTTTTATAAAAACAAAAGATAATCTTATACCAATTGGTAAAGAGGAGAATCGAATTTATGAAGCTTTAATAGCTAGAATAACTCTATCATTCCTTGCTTATAATCTAACAAGCTACATTAACCGAATCAATAATGAACCACAAACTCTTGGTAATCTTTTTAGAGATTTGGAGTGCCAACTTGAAACTTTAGCTATATCAATGGAAATATTCCTAAAAATATTAGAACAATTGATACAATCAGCTCAAATTGTCAAGAGAAATAAAGATTTAGAACAGATTATCCATATGCTAAGGGTTTACACCAAAAAACAGTTAGGTTTTATGTGCGAAAGTTGA
- a CDS encoding nucleotidyltransferase domain-containing protein produces the protein MPLSEDKKSNFIEIIKSQLSQFSEISKIVLFGSFVKSSEPNDIDIAIVQNSNDNYLKLSLKYRKVLRDLSKQIPLDIVPIKQGANGIFLNEIDKGLVIYER, from the coding sequence ATGCCACTAAGTGAAGATAAAAAATCTAATTTTATAGAAATAATAAAATCTCAATTATCGCAATTCTCTGAAATCTCAAAAATAGTTTTATTTGGCTCTTTTGTGAAATCATCAGAACCAAATGATATAGATATAGCCATAGTACAAAATTCAAATGATAATTATTTAAAATTATCTTTGAAATATAGAAAAGTTTTAAGAGATTTATCAAAACAAATTCCATTGGATATTGTTCCTATAAAGCAAGGAGCAAATGGTATTTTTTTAAACGAAATAGATAAAGGTTTGGTTATTTATGAAAGATGA
- a CDS encoding HEPN domain-containing protein, with protein sequence MKDETKLWLDYAKENLLSAQILLESSLYNTVLQNTQQSIEKDLKALFIEKGIKLQKTHSISSLVETLKQNNIIIDISEDDMDLIDSIYLSSKYPFGSVLPDFEPDNSICETCINIAINIKEDVKTYL encoded by the coding sequence ATGAAAGATGAAACAAAACTTTGGCTTGATTATGCAAAAGAAAATCTTCTTTCTGCTCAAATACTTTTGGAAAGTTCCCTTTATAATACCGTTTTACAAAACACTCAACAATCTATAGAAAAAGATTTGAAAGCTCTTTTTATAGAAAAAGGTATAAAACTACAAAAAACACACAGTATTTCATCTTTAGTGGAAACCTTAAAACAAAATAATATTATTATTGATATTAGTGAAGATGATATGGATTTAATTGATTCAATTTATTTATCATCGAAATACCCTTTTGGTTCTGTACTTCCTGATTTTGAACCTGATAATAGTATCTGCGAAACCTGTATAAATATAGCAATAAACATAAAAGAAGATGTGAAAACTTACCTTTAA
- a CDS encoding cyclic-phosphate processing receiver domain-containing protein, with protein MKLYLDDIRIPKDDDFIIVRSFQEAVKFVQQNGIPNYISFDHDLGCDDLNNIYPSGYDFAKWLIEMNLDNLYKFPKDFKFNVHSANPIGKANIEGILNNYLKKF; from the coding sequence GTGAAACTATACCTAGATGATATACGAATTCCTAAAGATGATGATTTTATCATTGTTAGAAGTTTCCAAGAAGCTGTAAAATTTGTACAACAAAATGGAATACCAAATTATATATCTTTCGACCATGATTTAGGTTGTGATGATTTAAATAATATCTATCCTAGTGGATATGACTTTGCAAAATGGCTAATTGAAATGAATTTAGATAATTTGTATAAATTTCCAAAAGATTTTAAATTTAATGTTCATTCAGCAAATCCAATTGGAAAAGCAAATATTGAGGGGATATTGAATAATTATTTAAAGAAATTTTAA
- a CDS encoding YkvA family protein → MEINKEQEALAKKKFEDDIKNVDSDDVDYASKKGKTKIDELDKNPPSVLMKVWNDLKLMINLIIDYVKGDYTNVPWNTIAAITGAIIYFVSPIDVIPDFIPVVGYVDDLTVIKFTLDLVSEDLIKYKQWKNN, encoded by the coding sequence ATGGAAATAAATAAAGAACAAGAAGCATTAGCTAAAAAGAAATTTGAAGATGATATCAAAAATGTTGATTCAGATGATGTTGATTATGCATCTAAAAAGGGAAAAACAAAAATTGATGAATTGGATAAAAATCCTCCTAGCGTATTAATGAAAGTATGGAATGATTTAAAATTAATGATAAATTTAATAATAGATTATGTAAAAGGAGACTATACGAATGTTCCTTGGAATACAATTGCTGCGATTACAGGTGCAATAATTTATTTTGTTTCACCAATTGATGTAATTCCAGATTTTATACCTGTAGTAGGATATGTTGATGATTTAACTGTGATTAAATTTACATTGGATTTAGTAAGTGAAGATTTAATAAAATATAAACAATGGAAAAATAATTAA
- a CDS encoding DUF2238 domain-containing protein — protein sequence MRKSGNNYDKVGHLAQGFVPAMIAREIIIRKNIIQIEAWRNFFIVCFCLAFSAFYELIEWWVAIFTNEAANDFLGTQGYIWDTQSDMFWALFGSILALIILRKYHDKQLKNL from the coding sequence ATGAGAAAGTCAGGAAATAACTATGATAAAGTAGGTCATCTAGCCCAAGGATTTGTTCCAGCGATGATTGCAAGGGAAATTATCATTAGAAAAAATATAATTCAAATAGAAGCTTGGAGAAATTTTTTTATAGTTTGTTTTTGTTTAGCATTTTCAGCATTTTATGAGTTAATAGAGTGGTGGGTTGCAATTTTTACAAATGAGGCAGCAAATGATTTTTTAGGAACACAAGGTTATATTTGGGATACACAAAGCGATATGTTTTGGGCGTTATTTGGTTCTATTTTAGCACTTATAATTTTGCGAAAATATCACGATAAACAACTAAAAAACCTTTAG
- a CDS encoding IS1634 family transposase, with protein MSLHIRQKKNSSGTISIQIIDRVHRKYKVIETIACVKNDLDLQIYLDVANKRLEELRQQMYPTLFDENKNEELIFIELGNNDLIPIGDELIYGKLFERLGCSSVDLDCKRLQMFKNLVVSRLLYPGSKLYLIDYLEYFKKESVDKNAIYRFLDTLYEENLKLQIEKCVFDHTYAKMNQTIAFTFYDVTTLYFESESEDDLRRIGFSKEGKLARPQIQLGLFTTLQGYPLSFEVYEGNKYEGHTLVDVLKKFQNKFQLKNKPVVVADRGMLNNNNLVYLENNGYKYILAAKIKNISNDLKEQISNLIFLNDGVTHTLKFNKDIPYTDENDNKQSININQRLVLSYSTARAKKDKHNRDKALERLKKKIEFSKSITKKDLKLSYYAKYLNIDDHKCDITFNINNQKVDNDSKLDGIKGFITNDFTLTPSEIIEHYNNQYAVEQAFRISKTDLKIRPIYHRLETRIKAHILISFVSYSIYKEFDSKLKENNIKFKFSQKLLRDIIKHMFALRTNGKLVYLKFDEIQQQVYNAIKNS; from the coding sequence ATGAGTTTACATATTAGACAGAAGAAAAATAGTAGTGGAACAATCAGTATTCAGATTATCGATAGAGTTCATAGGAAATATAAGGTTATAGAAACTATTGCTTGTGTAAAAAATGATTTAGATTTACAAATTTATTTAGATGTTGCAAATAAACGTTTAGAAGAACTGCGTCAACAAATGTATCCTACTTTATTTGATGAAAATAAAAATGAAGAGTTAATATTCATAGAACTTGGAAATAATGATTTAATACCAATAGGTGATGAATTAATCTATGGAAAATTATTTGAACGATTGGGATGTTCTAGTGTAGATTTGGATTGTAAAAGACTTCAGATGTTTAAAAATCTTGTTGTATCAAGATTACTGTATCCTGGTAGTAAATTATATTTGATTGATTATCTTGAATATTTTAAAAAAGAGAGTGTAGATAAAAATGCTATCTATAGATTTTTAGATACACTTTATGAAGAGAATTTAAAACTACAAATTGAAAAATGTGTATTTGATCATACTTATGCAAAAATGAACCAAACTATTGCATTTACATTTTATGATGTTACAACCCTGTACTTTGAATCTGAGAGTGAAGACGATCTTAGACGTATTGGATTTAGTAAAGAGGGTAAATTAGCACGTCCTCAGATACAACTGGGATTGTTTACAACACTACAAGGATATCCATTAAGCTTTGAGGTTTATGAGGGTAATAAATATGAGGGACATACTTTAGTTGATGTACTTAAAAAGTTTCAAAATAAATTTCAATTAAAAAATAAACCTGTAGTTGTAGCTGATAGAGGAATGCTAAACAATAATAATCTAGTATATCTTGAAAATAATGGATATAAATATATCCTTGCAGCCAAAATAAAAAATATATCAAATGATTTAAAAGAGCAAATATCAAACTTGATATTTTTAAATGATGGAGTAACTCATACACTTAAATTTAATAAAGATATACCATATACTGATGAGAATGACAATAAACAATCCATAAATATCAATCAAAGGTTAGTTCTTTCATATTCAACGGCAAGAGCTAAGAAAGATAAACATAATAGAGATAAAGCACTTGAAAGATTAAAGAAAAAAATTGAATTCTCAAAATCTATCACAAAAAAAGATTTAAAACTATCATACTATGCTAAATATCTTAACATCGATGATCATAAATGTGATATCACTTTTAATATCAATAATCAAAAAGTTGATAATGATTCAAAATTAGATGGTATAAAAGGTTTTATTACAAATGATTTTACACTAACACCAAGTGAAATTATAGAACACTATAATAATCAATATGCAGTAGAACAAGCATTTAGAATATCAAAAACTGATCTTAAAATCAGACCCATATACCATAGGCTAGAAACCAGAATAAAGGCTCATATTCTTATTTCATTTGTATCATACTCAATTTATAAAGAGTTTGATTCAAAACTTAAAGAAAATAATATTAAATTTAAATTCTCACAAAAACTTTTAAGAGATATAATTAAACATATGTTTGCACTTAGAACAAATGGAAAATTAGTCTACTTGAAATTTGATGAAATTCAACAACAAGTTTATAATGCAATTAAAAATAGTTAA
- a CDS encoding DUF2238 domain-containing protein, whose amino-acid sequence MKIFFLLYFAVLIWSAINPKDYFTWFLEVIPAIIALIVLVLTYRKFKLTTLIYSLILVHCIILMIGGHYTYAQVPLFDFIKEVFNQDRNNYDKVGHLAQGFVPAMIAREIIIRKNIIQIEAWRNFFIVCFCLAFSAFYELIEWWVAIFTNEAANDFLGTQGYIWDTQSDMFWALFGSILALIILRKYHDKQLKNL is encoded by the coding sequence ATGAAAATATTTTTTCTTTTATATTTTGCAGTTCTTATTTGGTCTGCAATCAATCCAAAAGATTACTTCACTTGGTTTTTAGAAGTAATCCCAGCAATTATTGCTTTGATTGTTTTAGTACTTACTTATAGAAAATTCAAACTAACAACTTTGATTTATTCTTTGATTTTAGTTCATTGTATTATTTTAATGATTGGTGGTCACTACACTTATGCTCAAGTTCCTTTATTTGATTTTATAAAAGAGGTTTTTAATCAAGACAGAAATAACTATGATAAAGTAGGTCATCTAGCCCAAGGATTTGTTCCAGCGATGATTGCAAGGGAAATTATCATTAGAAAAAATATAATTCAAATAGAAGCTTGGAGAAATTTTTTTATAGTTTGTTTTTGTTTAGCATTTTCAGCATTTTATGAGTTAATAGAGTGGTGGGTTGCAATTTTTACAAATGAGGCAGCAAATGATTTTTTAGGAACACAAGGTTATATTTGGGATACACAAAGCGATATGTTTTGGGCGTTATTTGGTTCTATTTTAGCACTTATAATTTTGCGAAAATATCACGATAAACAACTAAAAAACCTTTAG
- a CDS encoding iron-containing alcohol dehydrogenase, with protein MEYSYYNPTAIQFGKGQIKSIVNFISKDQKVLVVYGGGSIKKNGVYDQVVSALDGYTWSEFSGVEPNPSVETLNKAVEIIKAEKIDFILAVGGGSVIDGCKYLAAASLYDGDGWDFLEGKQVEKALPLGAILTLPATGSESNVNSVISKKATNEKRYFGSPLLYPKFAVLDSSVMSTLDDRQLANGLVDAFVHTCEQYLTYPNTSLLHDGYAQTILKGLHTLAQDWSNRKTELWQENLMLLANQALNGFIGSGVPQDWATHMIGHEITAFYGLDHAQSLAVVQPHLLRVMIEDKQEKLTLMGKEVFDMPHNYEMVIEAIEYMYQSIGVPTKLSAYKTDDNVISNITKALESHGMTALGEKGNVTLDKVSRILTMSLK; from the coding sequence TTGGAGTATTCATATTATAACCCAACTGCTATTCAGTTTGGAAAAGGTCAAATTAAATCAATCGTAAATTTTATTTCTAAAGACCAAAAAGTGCTAGTAGTTTATGGTGGTGGTTCTATTAAAAAAAATGGAGTTTATGATCAAGTTGTAAGTGCCCTTGATGGTTATACTTGGAGTGAATTTTCTGGAGTTGAACCAAATCCTAGCGTGGAAACTTTAAATAAAGCTGTTGAGATTATAAAAGCTGAAAAAATTGATTTTATTTTAGCAGTTGGTGGAGGTTCTGTTATTGATGGTTGTAAATATTTAGCAGCAGCTTCACTTTATGATGGTGATGGATGGGATTTTTTAGAAGGTAAGCAAGTAGAAAAAGCTCTTCCTTTAGGAGCTATTTTAACACTTCCAGCAACAGGAAGTGAATCAAATGTAAATAGTGTAATTTCAAAAAAAGCAACAAATGAAAAAAGATATTTTGGGTCACCACTTCTATATCCAAAATTTGCAGTTTTAGACTCAAGTGTAATGAGTACACTAGATGATAGACAACTTGCAAATGGTTTGGTTGATGCATTTGTTCATACTTGTGAACAATATTTAACATACCCAAATACTTCACTTTTACACGATGGTTATGCACAAACTATTTTAAAAGGTTTGCACACCTTAGCTCAAGATTGGTCAAACAGAAAAACTGAACTTTGGCAAGAAAATCTTATGCTTTTAGCAAATCAAGCATTAAATGGTTTTATAGGTTCAGGTGTTCCACAAGACTGGGCTACACATATGATAGGACATGAAATTACAGCATTTTATGGACTTGACCATGCACAAAGTTTAGCAGTTGTTCAGCCCCATCTTTTAAGAGTTATGATTGAAGATAAACAAGAAAAATTAACTTTGATGGGAAAAGAAGTTTTTGATATGCCACATAATTATGAAATGGTTATTGAAGCAATAGAGTATATGTACCAAAGTATTGGAGTTCCTACAAAATTAAGTGCTTATAAAACAGATGATAATGTAATTTCAAATATCACAAAAGCTTTAGAATCACATGGTATGACAGCTCTTGGAGAAAAAGGGAATGTTACTTTAGATAAAGTATCTAGAATTTTAACAATGTCTTTAAAATAA
- a CDS encoding sensor histidine kinase, whose product MSKLLFIIIGFILIFILFYRQYLLKKMNEELNEKIKIEIKKNEEKTRISIQQSRMASMGEMLENIAHQWRQPLSTISVAASGIEIKKELNILNDEELSDSLKHIKNATQYLSNTIDDFRNFFVKDKIPSNINIRNTLNKTIDLMSSTLAKEEITLIRNIQNINFTSYENELIQVLMNIFINAKDALANRKSEKLIIVVIKQIEDNLVIKIKDNAGGVDSSIIDKIFEPYFTTKHQFNGTGIGLYMSKLIVEKHLIGEISVKNIDFIFNSKTYRGALFELVLPLNITNNK is encoded by the coding sequence TTGAGTAAATTATTATTTATTATTATTGGATTTATTCTTATTTTTATTTTATTTTATCGACAGTATCTTTTAAAAAAGATGAATGAAGAACTCAATGAAAAAATAAAAATTGAAATAAAAAAGAATGAAGAAAAAACTAGAATTTCAATTCAACAATCAAGAATGGCTTCAATGGGAGAGATGCTTGAGAATATTGCACACCAATGGAGACAACCATTATCAACTATAAGTGTTGCTGCATCAGGAATTGAGATCAAAAAAGAGTTAAATATCTTAAATGATGAAGAATTGAGTGATTCTCTTAAACATATAAAAAATGCAACACAATATTTATCTAATACAATTGATGATTTTAGAAACTTTTTTGTTAAAGATAAAATTCCTTCAAATATAAATATCAGAAATACTTTAAATAAAACAATTGATTTAATGAGCTCAACTCTAGCAAAAGAAGAAATTACACTAATAAGAAATATTCAGAATATTAACTTCACATCATATGAAAATGAATTAATTCAGGTTTTAATGAATATTTTTATTAATGCTAAAGATGCTTTAGCAAATAGAAAATCAGAGAAACTAATAATTGTTGTAATAAAACAAATTGAAGATAATCTAGTTATTAAAATCAAAGACAATGCAGGTGGTGTAGATTCTTCAATAATAGATAAAATTTTTGAACCATACTTTACAACAAAACACCAATTTAATGGCACAGGAATAGGTCTTTATATGAGTAAATTAATTGTTGAAAAACATTTAATTGGAGAGATTTCAGTTAAAAATATTGATTTTATATTTAATTCTAAAACATACAGAGGTGCTTTGTTTGAGCTGGTTTTACCGTTAAATATAACAAATAACAAATAA
- a CDS encoding IS4 family transposase, with product MGIDNFIETAMKSVLKNPIVLVLRDINFSSILKQSNFIKRDVGVPPYMVILQFLYMFLINKKISSFMKYSNDSFKKDVYYRLLKNSKYNWRKLLLLTSVNLINKLSSLQKPTDTKVFIIDDTVEIKRGKYIEGSCKNLWSNKDKRVVKGLNIVSLNYSDTHTDMMLDFSMNYNKNQIIDSIDNKYHHRSNAYKRRIEGRNGKNIQAINMLKRALSSGIYADYLLVDSWYAKPNFIKEVRDNGLDTIARVAKSNRIWQFSGKYKTLEALYNHEKQNKTSKLGNYNSIKYSYVSTITTHKTLGRVKIVFIRTKENLIPIFSTNIHLSDLEIINTYKKRWNIEQGYKDLREYFQFGKEENRIYEALIARITLSFLAYNLTSYINRINNEPQTLGNLFKDLECQLETLAISMELFLKILENLLQTTEIVKRNKDLELIINVLRIHTKKQLGFMCES from the coding sequence ATGGGTATTGACAATTTTATCGAAACTGCTATGAAGAGTGTGTTAAAGAATCCTATAGTTTTAGTTTTAAGAGATATAAATTTTAGCAGTATTTTAAAACAAAGTAATTTTATCAAGCGTGATGTAGGTGTGCCGCCGTATATGGTGATCTTACAATTTTTATATATGTTCCTTATTAATAAAAAGATCTCATCCTTTATGAAATATAGTAATGACAGTTTTAAGAAAGATGTTTATTATAGATTACTAAAAAATAGTAAATACAACTGGAGAAAATTATTGTTGCTCACATCCGTGAACTTAATCAATAAACTTTCATCATTGCAAAAGCCAACTGATACAAAAGTATTTATCATTGATGACACAGTTGAAATTAAGCGTGGAAAATATATAGAAGGCAGTTGTAAGAATTTATGGAGCAATAAAGATAAAAGAGTAGTTAAGGGTTTAAATATTGTATCACTAAACTATAGTGATACTCATACCGATATGATGCTAGATTTTTCCATGAACTATAATAAAAATCAAATTATAGATTCTATTGATAATAAATATCACCATAGAAGCAATGCCTATAAACGAAGAATTGAAGGGAGAAACGGTAAAAATATCCAAGCAATAAATATGCTAAAACGAGCTTTAAGTTCAGGAATATATGCAGACTATCTACTTGTCGATAGCTGGTATGCAAAACCAAATTTTATCAAAGAGGTTAGAGATAATGGTTTGGATACGATTGCAAGGGTTGCAAAAAGCAATAGAATCTGGCAGTTTAGTGGGAAATATAAAACACTTGAAGCTCTATATAATCATGAAAAACAAAATAAAACTTCAAAACTTGGTAACTATAATTCCATCAAATACTCCTATGTTTCAACTATCACTACACATAAAACACTTGGAAGAGTAAAGATTGTATTTATAAGAACCAAAGAAAATCTAATACCAATATTTTCAACCAATATACATTTATCAGATTTAGAGATTATAAATACATACAAAAAACGGTGGAATATTGAGCAAGGATATAAAGACCTAAGGGAATACTTTCAATTCGGTAAAGAGGAAAACCGCATTTATGAAGCCCTAATAGCTAGAATCACTCTATCATTCCTTGCATACAATTTAACAAGCTATATCAATCGTATCAATAATGAACCACAAACTTTAGGAAACTTATTCAAAGACTTAGAGTGTCAGCTTGAAACCCTTGCTATTTCAATGGAACTATTCCTAAAAATATTAGAAAACTTGCTCCAAACTACAGAAATTGTCAAGAGAAATAAAGATTTAGAGCTTATTATCAATGTTTTACGCATTCATACCAAAAAGCAACTTGGTTTTATGTGCGAAAGTTGA
- a CDS encoding ABC transporter substrate-binding protein encodes MFLLPSAYSQNLQKTSIQLMWVDQFEFAGFYMAKEKGFYEKIGLDVEIKKYNLSTNVLNEVLEKRADFGVNSSSLIIKKSLGKDIVILGSIFQSSPLIILALKDSRIKNIHDIKNKKLMMTSEQYEAAPLQSMLISENISLKSINLIDHSFNVDDLINKKTDFMMAYTTNEPYLLKEKGYESQIFHPKDYGFDFYEEILFTSKEFANNNPKLVKDFYDASISGWYYAFENIDETAQLIYEKYNPQNKSLASLIDEAKEMKKLVYDKENRIGTITKERINLIINTYKVLGLMKNSIDIDDLIYTKHLNNSFTLSKEESDYLENKKEIKFCIDPDWMPFEKIEDNKHIGISADYVDIIKSKLNVPITLVQTKSWSESLSKAKERVCDIIPLIVKTDNRDKYLNFTSPYIKLPLVMAGGIEDSFIEDINQYKNKKIGISKDYAFGEILKAKYPHLNFVEVENMKDGFEQIQKGQISGFIENLTTIGFAIQKNYIGQIKIIAKLNETLEAGISSRNDEPILNSIFQKALDSIDSEKREEIYNKWVYVNYQKETNYDSLNKLLNFRT; translated from the coding sequence ATGTTTTTACTACCATCTGCATATTCGCAAAACTTGCAAAAAACATCAATTCAGTTAATGTGGGTGGATCAGTTTGAATTTGCAGGTTTTTATATGGCAAAAGAAAAAGGTTTTTATGAAAAAATAGGACTAGATGTAGAAATAAAAAAATATAATCTATCTACAAATGTATTAAATGAAGTTTTAGAAAAGAGAGCAGATTTTGGCGTAAATTCAAGCTCTTTAATTATAAAAAAATCACTTGGGAAAGATATTGTAATATTGGGTTCAATTTTTCAATCTTCACCTTTAATTATTCTTGCTTTAAAAGATTCACGAATCAAAAATATACATGATATAAAAAATAAAAAGCTTATGATGACAAGTGAGCAATACGAAGCTGCACCCTTACAATCAATGTTAATAAGTGAGAATATATCTTTAAAAAGTATTAATTTAATAGATCACTCTTTTAATGTTGATGACTTAATAAATAAAAAAACTGACTTTATGATGGCATATACTACAAATGAGCCCTATTTACTTAAGGAAAAAGGATATGAAAGTCAGATATTTCACCCAAAAGATTATGGATTTGATTTCTACGAAGAGATACTATTTACTTCAAAAGAATTCGCTAATAATAACCCCAAACTAGTAAAAGATTTTTACGATGCATCAATTTCAGGGTGGTATTATGCTTTTGAAAATATTGATGAAACAGCTCAATTAATTTATGAAAAATACAACCCTCAAAATAAAAGTTTAGCTAGTTTGATTGATGAAGCAAAGGAAATGAAAAAATTAGTTTATGACAAAGAGAATAGAATTGGAACTATTACAAAAGAAAGAATTAATTTAATAATAAATACCTACAAAGTATTAGGATTAATGAAAAATTCTATTGATATTGATGATTTAATCTATACGAAACATTTAAATAATTCATTCACTTTAAGTAAAGAAGAAAGTGATTATTTGGAAAACAAAAAAGAGATTAAATTTTGTATAGATCCTGATTGGATGCCCTTTGAAAAAATTGAAGATAATAAACATATTGGTATTTCTGCTGACTACGTAGATATAATTAAAAGCAAACTAAATGTTCCAATTACATTAGTTCAAACAAAATCTTGGAGTGAAAGTCTAAGTAAGGCAAAAGAAAGAGTTTGTGATATTATTCCTCTTATTGTAAAAACAGATAATAGAGATAAATATCTAAACTTTACATCACCATATATAAAACTTCCTTTAGTTATGGCAGGAGGAATTGAAGACTCTTTTATCGAAGATATAAATCAATATAAAAATAAAAAAATTGGGATTTCAAAAGATTACGCATTTGGAGAAATCTTAAAAGCTAAATATCCACACTTAAATTTTGTAGAAGTTGAAAATATGAAAGATGGCTTTGAACAAATACAAAAAGGACAGATTTCTGGTTTTATAGAAAATCTAACAACAATTGGATTTGCAATTCAGAAAAATTATATTGGACAAATAAAGATTATTGCTAAACTTAATGAAACTTTAGAAGCTGGAATTTCATCAAGAAATGACGAACCTATATTAAACTCTATTTTCCAAAAAGCTTTAGATTCTATTGATTCAGAAAAAAGAGAAGAGATTTACAATAAATGGGTATATGTAAATTATCAAAAAGAAACTAATTATGATTCTTTAAATAAATTACTCAACTTTCGCACATAG